A genomic window from Candidatus Omnitrophota bacterium includes:
- a CDS encoding HD family hydrolase — translation MKSQNKKTKKIVKSQSKALDFFAEAGLLKRVKRSGWWVAGIKDPESVADHSFRCAIMAYYIAHLEGVDPYKAIVMALFNDIHEARINDLHKMGHYYIDFKTAEKKVFDDQVKGLDKKVKEELSRFRKSYDEQKTKESLVARDADILECLLQAKEYMQNGHKKAEIFLTKAPDLLKTKSAKKIWNSLKKWDSASWWQSVVKFER, via the coding sequence ATGAAATCACAAAACAAAAAAACAAAAAAGATTGTTAAAAGTCAATCAAAGGCATTGGATTTTTTTGCTGAGGCAGGACTTCTAAAGCGAGTTAAGCGCAGTGGTTGGTGGGTCGCTGGAATCAAGGATCCAGAGAGCGTGGCTGATCATAGTTTTCGCTGCGCGATTATGGCGTATTATATCGCTCACTTAGAAGGTGTCGATCCATACAAAGCAATTGTGATGGCGCTTTTTAATGATATTCATGAAGCGCGCATTAATGATTTGCATAAAATGGGTCATTATTATATTGATTTTAAAACAGCAGAAAAAAAAGTTTTCGATGATCAGGTTAAGGGTTTAGATAAGAAAGTAAAAGAAGAATTGTCTCGTTTTCGAAAGTCCTATGATGAGCAAAAGACCAAGGAAAGCTTGGTTGCACGAGATGCGGATATCTTAGAATGTCTTTTGCAGGCAAAAGAATATATGCAAAACGGACACAAGAAAGCAGAGATCTTCTTAACAAAAGCGCCAGATCTTTTAAAAACTAAGAGTGCTAAGAAAATATGGAATAGTTTAAAGAAATGGGACAGTGCTTCTTGGTGGCAAAGCGTTGTTAAGTTTGAGCGATAA